Proteins encoded together in one Oncorhynchus mykiss isolate Arlee chromosome 7, USDA_OmykA_1.1, whole genome shotgun sequence window:
- the LOC110528081 gene encoding ubiquitin carboxyl-terminal hydrolase 49: MDRCKHVGRLRLGHDHSILNPQKWRCVDCCTTESVWACLKCSHVACGRFMEEHSLKHFQESRHPLAMEVRELDIFCFACGDYVLNDNAEGDLKLLRGALSTVRSSGRRSLRSSAGGDCTSWVGEGGPQPAMQTALWHRRKVLLGKMLRHWRSRQQEEQNQREEKLEQEKEEVRRQKNEVKRRLMGEFDNLQPRKSARLLTQAPRSTITLIPLKFRDPPERLPPPKKPSLLSLKPPSNGRTRKLRVRRYYSHKATHRRLAPGVTGLRNLGNTCYMNSILQVLSHLQKFRECFLTLDMCETEELLAKTNQGVAGGVVGGSVATPGCPLGRGMEKTGIGGLPTGSKQSSPPCLNAAELVQPKEPRSSTRQQMSLCHELHTLFRVMWSGRWSLVSPFAMLHSVWNLIPAFRGYDQQDAQEFLCELLDKVQQELESEGSKRRIVIPITQRKLSKQVLKVLNTIFHGQLLSQVTCLSCKHKSNTVEPFWDLSLEFPERYHSTEKRSAASLAYQRSCSLTEMLAKFTETEALEGSIYACNHCNRKRRKTSHKPLVLSEACKQLLIYRLPQVLRLHLKRFRWSGRNHREKIGVHVAFDQVLNIEPYCCTDSGQSVNREGYIYDLSAVVMHHGKGFGSGHYTAYCYNTEGGFWVHCNDSEMNVCSVEEVCNTQAYILFYTQRSA, encoded by the exons ATGGACCGCTGTAAACATGTGGGACGCCTTCGCCTGGGCCACGACCACTCCATCCTCAATCCACAGAAATGGCGCTGCGTGGACTGCTGCACCACCGAGTCCGTGTGGGCCTGCCTCAAGTGCTCCCACGTGGCCTGTGGCCGCTTCATGGAAGAGCACTCCCTCAAACACTTCCAGGAGTCACGTCACCCCCTGGCCATGGAGGTGCGGGAGCTGGACATCTTCTGCTTTGCCTGTGGGGACTATGTGCTCAATGACAACGCTGAGGGAGACCTCAAGCTCCTGCGTGGGGCACTGTCCACTGTGCGCAGCTCTGGCAGGCGCTCCCTGCGCTCCTCTGCAGGGGGGGACTGCACTTCCTGGGTGGGCGAGGGCGGGCCTCAACCAGCCATGCAAACAGCCCTGTGGCACCGCAGGAAGGTGCTGCTGGGGAAGATGCTGCGCCACTGGAGGAGCCGGCAGCAGGAGGAACAGAACCAGCGGGAGGAGAAACTTgagcaggagaaggaggaggtccGGCGCCAGAAAAACGAGGTGAAGAGGAGACTCATGGGAGAGTTTGACAATTTGCAGCCGAGGAAGAGTGCCAGGCTGCTCACCCAGGCTCCTCGCTCAACCATCACACTTATCCCCCTGAAGTTCCGTGACCCTCCGGAGCGTCTGCCTCCACCCAAGAAGCCCTCCCTTCTATCCCTGAAACCCCCCAGCAATGGCAGGACTCGTAAACTCAGAGTGCGGAGGTACTACTCCCATAAGGCAACCCATCGGAGACTGGCCCCGGGGGTCACAGGGCTACGCAACCTTGGGAACACGTGCTACATGAACTCTATCTTACAGGTGCTGAGCCACCTGCAGAAATTCAGGGAGTGCTTCCTCACATTGGACATgtgtgagactgaggagctgCTGGCCAAGACCAACCAGGGTGTGGCAGGGGGTGTGGTTGGTGGTAGTGTAGCCACACCAGGCTGCCCTCTGGGACGTGGCATGGAAAAGACAGGCATAGGGGGTCTGCCCACGGGCAGCAAGCAGAGCTCGCCCCCCTGCCTAAATGCAGCAGAACTGGTACAGCCCAAGGAGCCGCGCTCCTCCAcccgccagcagatgtcactgTGCCATGAGCTGCACACTCTGTTCAGGGTCATGTGGTCAGGCCGCTGGTCGCTGGTGTCGCCCTTTGCCATGCTGCACTCTGTGTGGAACCTGATCCCAGCGTTCCGTGGCTATGACCAGCAGGACGCACAGGAGTTTCTGTGTGAGTTGCTGGACAAGGTGCAGCAGGAGCTGGAATCAGAGGGCAGCAAGCGCAGGATCGTCATCCCCATCACCCAGAGGAAGCTCTCCAAGCAAGTGCTCAAGGTCCTCAACACCATCTTTCACGGGCAGCTACTCAGCCAG GTGACGTGTCTGTCCTGTAAGCACAAGTCGAACACGGTGGAGCCGTTCTGGGACCTGTCCCTGGAGTTCCCAGAGCGCTACCACAGCACGGAGAAGCGCTCGGCTGCGTCTCTGGCCTACCAGCGCAGCTGCTCCCTCACTGAGATGCTGGCCAAGTTCACTGAGACAGAGGCCCTGGAGGGCAGCATCTACGCCTGCAACCACTGCAACA GGAAAAGACGAAAGACGTCCCACAAGCCCCTGGTTCTGTCAGAGGCATGTAAGCAGCTGCTTATCTACCGCCTACCTCAGGTTCTACGGCTGCACCTCAAACGCTTCAG ATGGTCAGGCCGGAACCACCGGGAGAAGATCGGCGTCCATGTGGCTTTTGACCAGGTTTTGAACATAGAGCCCTACTGCTGCACAGACTCTGGCCAGTCGGTCAACAGAGAGGGCTACATCTACGACCTGTCTGCTGTAGTCATGCACCACGGAAAAGGCTTTGGCTCAGGGCATTACACCGCATACTGCTACAACACCGAGGGAG gttTCTGGGTCCACTGTAATGACTCCGAGATGAATGTGTGCAGCGTGGAGGAGGTGTGCAACACTCAGGCCTACATTCTGTTCTATACCCAGAGGTCTGCCTAG
- the LOC110528082 gene encoding transmembrane and coiled-coil domains protein 2-like, which produces MLDKSEVTTLGLPPSASHGGSDGNISLDGAGVGVGAGAVAGLGTVAGGAEGVSEPQRTRVALEHLQQKILKITEQIRIEQEARDDNVAEYLKLAHNADKQQASRIKQVFEKKNQKSAQTIAHLHKKLEHYHKKLKETEQNGPARQPKDVLRDMQQGLKDMGANVRAGFHGFGGGMVDGVKGGVEGVKGAVVSKPREFASLIRNKFGSADNISHLIEDGVGGHSEDAPAQRALSGSATLVSSPKYGSDDECSSATSGSVAGSHSGGAGVGGGMSGQGQAGLGSPRLDGHHHHHHHHIHSSWDALLEGLQEIKASQAHMEDAIEDMKSQLQSDYSYMNQCLQEERYRYERLEEQLNDLTELHQNEMTNLKQELASMEEKVAYQSYERARDIQEAVESCLTRITKLELQQQQQQVVQLEGVENANARALLGKLINIILALMAVVLVFVSTLANFITPLMKTRARVATTVMLALFLFILWKHWDFLELWLMPS; this is translated from the exons ATG CTGGATAAAAGCGAAGTGACAACATTGGGCCTGCCCCCCTCAGCCAGCCATGGCGGCTCTGACGGTAACATCAGCTTGGATGGGGCTGGGGTGGGTGTGGGGGCGGGGGCAGTGGCCGGGTTGGGGACTGTGGCTGGAGGGGCTGAAGGGGTCTCTGAGCCTCAGCGAACGCGGGTCGCTCTGGAGCACCTGCAGCAGAAGATCCTGAAGATAACTGAGCAGATTCGGATAGAACAGGAGGCAAGAGATGACAACGTAGCCGAGTACTTGAAGCTGGCCCACAACGCAGACAAGCAGCAAGCCTCGCGCATCAAACAGGTGTTTGAGAAGAAGAACCAGAAGTCTGCACAGACCATCGCCCACCTGCACAAAAAGCTAGAGCACTACCACAAGAAGCTGAaggagacagagcag AATGGTCCAGCCCGTCAGCCTAAGGATGTGCTGCGGGACATGCAACAGGGGCTGAAGGACATGGGGGCCAATGTACGAGCCGGGTTCCATGGCTTTGGCGGGGGTATGGTGGATGGGGTCAAAGGAGGGGTAGAAGGGGTCAAAGGAGCTGTGGTGTCCAAGCCACGGGAGTTCGCCAGCTTGATCCGCAACAAATTTGGCAGTGCAGACAACATCTCCCACCTCATAGAGGACGGGGTGGGAGGGCACTCGGAGGACGCGCCCGCTCAACGAGCCCTGAGTGGCAGTGCCACCCTTGTCTCCAGCCCCAAGTACGGTAGCGACGACGAGTGCTCCAGTGCCACCTCTGGCTCAGTGGCAGGCAGTCACTCAGGCGGGGCTGGGGTAGGAGGTGGGATGTCGGGGCAAGGGCAGGCTGGCCTGGGGAGCCCCAGACTGGAtgggcaccaccaccaccaccaccaccacattcaCAGCTCCTGGGACGCCTTGCTGGAAGGCCTGCAGGAGATCAAGGCCAGCCAGGCCCACATGGAGGATGCCATCGAGGACATGAAGAGTCAGCTGCAGAGTGACTACTCCTACATGAACCAGTGCCTGCAGGAGGAGAGATACAG GTATGAGCGACTGGAAGAGCAGCTGAATGACTTGACAGAGCTGCACCAAAACGAAATGACTAATCTGAAACAAGAGCTGGCCAGCATGGAGGAGAAAGTGGCCTACCAGTCCTATGAGAGAGCCagagacatacag GAAGCGGTGGAGTCGTGCCTGACCCGCATCACTAAGTTGGagctccagcagcagcagcagcaggtggTGCAGTTGGAGGGCGTGGAGAACGCCAACGCCCGCGCCCTGCTGGGCAAACTCATCAACATCATCCTGGCACTCATGGCCGTAGTGCTGGTGTTCGTCTCCACCCTGGCCAACTTCATCACCCCACTCATGAAAACCCGAGCGCGGGTGGCCACCACCGTCATGCTGGCCCTGTTTCTGTTCATCCTTTGGAAGCACTGGGACTTCCTGGAGCTGTGGCTAATGCCCAGCTGA
- the LOC110528083 gene encoding cyclin-dependent kinase inhibitor 1B isoform X1 yields MCRTRTTMASSKWILSSLGKGPARRNLFGPVDHEQLQQEYQNALRRDLEDACHRWGFDFLSEKPLAGGDFQWEGVLSTKLPLLYQPCLLGQGEAQMEGGLVAITGRVRAGPLHRGKENIPCTPEKCIANHQNLEKTPDKKENTNHNENRLTTKQTED; encoded by the coding sequence TGTAGAACCAGAACAACCATGGCCAGTTCTAAGTGGATTCTGAGCTCCCTGGGGAAAGGTCCTGCCAGACGGAACCTGTTTGGCCCAGTGGACCATGAGCAGCTGCAGCAGGAGTACCAGAATGCCTTGCGCAGAGACCTGGAGGACGCCTGCCACCGCTGGGGCTTTGATTTCCTGTCAGAGAAGCCTCTGGCTGGGGGAGACTTCCAGTGGGAGGGGGTTCTAAGCACCAAGCTGCCTCTCCTCTACCAACCCTGCCTTTTGGGTCAGGGGGAGGCACAGATGGAGGGAGGCCTGGTGGCCATCACAGGGAGGGTCAGGGCAGGGCCTTTGCACCGTGGCAAAGAGAATATCCCTTGCACCCCTGAGAAGTGCATAGCCAACCACCAGAATCTGGAGAAAACACCAGACAAGAAGGAGAACACCAACCACAATGAAAACAGACTGACCACGAAACAGACCGAAGACTAA
- the LOC110528083 gene encoding cyclin-dependent kinase inhibitor 1 isoform X2 — protein sequence MASSKWILSSLGKGPARRNLFGPVDHEQLQQEYQNALRRDLEDACHRWGFDFLSEKPLAGGDFQWEGVLSTKLPLLYQPCLLGQGEAQMEGGLVAITGRVRAGPLHRGKENIPCTPEKCIANHQNLEKTPDKKENTNHNENRLTTKQTED from the coding sequence ATGGCCAGTTCTAAGTGGATTCTGAGCTCCCTGGGGAAAGGTCCTGCCAGACGGAACCTGTTTGGCCCAGTGGACCATGAGCAGCTGCAGCAGGAGTACCAGAATGCCTTGCGCAGAGACCTGGAGGACGCCTGCCACCGCTGGGGCTTTGATTTCCTGTCAGAGAAGCCTCTGGCTGGGGGAGACTTCCAGTGGGAGGGGGTTCTAAGCACCAAGCTGCCTCTCCTCTACCAACCCTGCCTTTTGGGTCAGGGGGAGGCACAGATGGAGGGAGGCCTGGTGGCCATCACAGGGAGGGTCAGGGCAGGGCCTTTGCACCGTGGCAAAGAGAATATCCCTTGCACCCCTGAGAAGTGCATAGCCAACCACCAGAATCTGGAGAAAACACCAGACAAGAAGGAGAACACCAACCACAATGAAAACAGACTGACCACGAAACAGACCGAAGACTAA